Proteins encoded by one window of Oxobacter pfennigii:
- a CDS encoding ATP-binding cassette domain-containing protein, whose product MSVIKILKAGEGNLKNISLEIPKNKLVVFTGLSGSGKSTLLVDVLFNECQRQYLEAMSFQGIHKPKVERIRGLSPAIVISQTDANRNPRSTVGTMTDIYTDLRMVYEKLGVRTCPHCGKSISSADCKEETEKTGDDFHVYMYCSECGKRMDKITRTDFSFNTREGACPDCEGLGKIHGINKNQVVNEKLSLEDGAIQYWDQKYGNYQISVFYAALKHYGIPAVPDTPVEQYSELQKAILYEGIECGNVKSAFPNITPPKTAASGRFEGVFPILRRRLSEKDGDTSQLGKYFDTVVCPSCNGERLCELSRNVTVKGMRLPEVSIYSLEKVCSWIEELGASLSEKQFELVRAYLLDIETKLKRFINVGLGYLSLDRQTVTLSGGELQRLRLAAVLDSDLSGIIYILDEPTVGLHPKDTAGLVTILQKLRDLENTVLVIEHDVDVMTAADYIVDMGPGSGKYGGEVVAAGTLAEIKRHPLSATGEYLRNPPPGKSIFRKGSGGAIHIKNAGRFNLRDISVDIPVGCLTAITGPSGSGKSTLAFEVLAKGNLNSQNNSVFGLEQFSKVVEIEQSAITKMKRSNVATYSEVYSEIRNIFAKTDDAKKAGLTAKHFSFNTPGGRCENCEGLGYVDSNMLFFSNIEVTCPVCNGSQFNSGILSVKYEGLSIKDVLKMSVEEAAEFFKNHKKAIRILKLLEDVGLGYLELGQALTTLSGGEGQRLKLAKELIGARTEKTNLYLLDEPTTGLHPKDIEHFLVLINSLVEAGNTVVVVEHNQQVIKSSDWIIDLGPEGGEKGGEVIFTGTPKELAETSSSVTAKYL is encoded by the coding sequence ATGTCAGTCATAAAAATCTTGAAAGCCGGCGAAGGCAATTTAAAGAATATTTCATTGGAAATACCCAAGAATAAACTGGTGGTATTTACCGGGCTTTCCGGCTCCGGTAAATCAACATTACTCGTCGATGTTCTTTTCAACGAATGCCAGAGGCAGTATCTGGAGGCCATGTCTTTTCAGGGAATCCACAAACCAAAGGTGGAACGTATCCGGGGCCTTTCACCTGCCATTGTAATTTCACAAACAGATGCAAACAGAAATCCCCGCTCAACTGTGGGAACAATGACAGATATCTATACCGATTTACGTATGGTATATGAAAAGCTGGGGGTTCGGACATGCCCCCATTGCGGCAAAAGCATTTCTTCCGCAGACTGCAAGGAAGAAACGGAAAAGACAGGCGACGATTTTCATGTTTACATGTATTGCAGTGAATGCGGCAAAAGAATGGATAAAATTACCCGCACGGATTTTTCTTTCAACACAAGAGAAGGGGCTTGCCCGGACTGTGAGGGATTGGGGAAAATCCACGGGATAAATAAAAATCAGGTTGTAAATGAAAAGCTGTCTTTGGAAGATGGCGCCATACAGTATTGGGATCAGAAATACGGTAACTATCAAATCTCTGTATTTTATGCTGCCTTGAAGCATTATGGAATTCCCGCCGTGCCGGATACGCCTGTGGAGCAATACAGTGAGCTACAGAAAGCTATTTTGTATGAAGGCATTGAATGCGGGAATGTAAAAAGCGCTTTCCCCAATATAACTCCCCCTAAAACAGCTGCTTCGGGCAGGTTTGAAGGCGTGTTTCCCATATTGCGGCGGCGGCTGTCAGAGAAAGATGGAGATACAAGCCAACTAGGCAAATATTTTGACACCGTAGTTTGCCCAAGCTGCAATGGTGAACGCCTGTGCGAATTGAGCCGCAATGTTACCGTAAAGGGAATGCGTTTGCCGGAAGTTTCAATTTATTCGCTGGAAAAAGTATGCAGCTGGATTGAAGAACTGGGTGCTTCGTTATCAGAAAAGCAGTTTGAGCTTGTAAGGGCTTATCTGCTTGATATAGAAACAAAACTCAAAAGATTTATAAACGTGGGGCTTGGTTATCTTTCCCTTGACCGGCAAACGGTCACTTTGTCGGGAGGCGAGCTGCAGCGCCTGCGCCTTGCGGCAGTTCTGGATTCGGATTTGTCCGGCATAATCTACATTTTGGATGAACCGACAGTTGGGCTTCATCCAAAAGATACGGCAGGGTTGGTAACAATTCTTCAAAAGCTGCGGGACCTGGAAAACACCGTGCTTGTTATCGAACATGACGTTGATGTAATGACTGCCGCCGACTATATTGTGGACATGGGACCCGGTTCGGGAAAATATGGCGGTGAAGTTGTGGCTGCCGGAACACTGGCAGAAATAAAGCGGCACCCCCTTTCTGCAACCGGCGAATATCTTCGAAATCCGCCCCCAGGTAAATCAATTTTCAGAAAGGGATCCGGCGGGGCAATTCATATAAAAAATGCCGGCAGGTTTAATTTAAGGGATATAAGCGTTGATATTCCTGTCGGCTGCCTGACGGCCATTACCGGGCCATCCGGCTCCGGCAAGTCAACCCTGGCCTTTGAAGTGCTGGCAAAAGGGAATTTAAATTCACAGAACAATAGTGTATTTGGACTTGAACAATTTTCAAAGGTGGTTGAAATTGAGCAGTCGGCAATCACGAAAATGAAGCGGTCCAATGTTGCGACATACTCGGAGGTGTATTCTGAAATAAGAAACATATTTGCCAAAACAGATGATGCAAAAAAAGCCGGGTTAACTGCAAAGCACTTTTCTTTTAATACCCCCGGCGGCAGATGTGAAAACTGTGAAGGGCTGGGCTATGTTGACAGCAATATGCTGTTCTTTTCCAATATTGAAGTGACATGCCCCGTATGCAACGGAAGCCAGTTTAACAGCGGTATCCTCTCTGTTAAATATGAGGGTCTTTCAATAAAAGATGTTTTGAAAATGTCCGTCGAAGAAGCAGCTGAATTTTTCAAAAATCATAAAAAAGCAATAAGAATTTTGAAGCTGCTTGAAGATGTGGGACTTGGATATCTGGAGCTTGGGCAGGCGCTGACTACCTTGTCCGGTGGCGAGGGGCAGCGGCTTAAACTTGCTAAGGAGTTAATCGGAGCCCGCACGGAGAAAACAAATTTGTATTTGTTAGACGAGCCGACGACCGGCTTGCACCCAAAAGATATCGAACATTTTCTTGTGCTTATCAATAGTCTGGTGGAAGCCGGCAATACCGTGGTGGTAGTAGAGCATAATCAGCAAGTTATCAAAAGCAGCGATTGGATTATTGACCTTGGCCCGGAAGGGGGCGAAAAGGGCGGGGAGGTTATTTTTACGGGAACTCCCAAAGAATTAGCTGAAACAAGCAGCAGTGTAACAGCAAAATACCTGTAA
- a CDS encoding MerR family DNA-binding transcriptional regulator, which produces MAIRPVDIARRLNVSTTTLRVYEDMGLAPKPNRTSAGYREYTEEHAAYFVCVREMLPAFDLTFIKSVLKKVQNKDIDTAFQLLNGAQADLWNDRQIAKKFSGMLTDRRSVPASKNNMMIKEVSKETGIPVTTIRFWEKAGLILPLRNPANGYRFYNGMHIKQLLTLYAIKLSVKTHRGKHFISAMEEAYRNFDISSLEQIHIVIENINARINKINRLQMKAAAALYSLCQQVESGRFQAFC; this is translated from the coding sequence ATGGCAATCCGTCCGGTGGATATAGCCCGCAGATTAAATGTCAGTACGACGACATTGCGGGTATATGAAGATATGGGGCTGGCGCCTAAACCAAACCGTACTTCGGCAGGATACAGGGAATATACGGAGGAACATGCCGCTTATTTTGTATGCGTAAGAGAAATGCTCCCGGCCTTTGATTTGACTTTCATCAAGTCAGTTTTGAAGAAGGTTCAGAATAAGGATATTGATACTGCCTTTCAGCTCTTAAATGGCGCCCAGGCAGATTTGTGGAATGACAGGCAAATTGCAAAGAAATTTTCCGGTATGTTAACTGATAGACGCTCCGTCCCTGCTTCAAAAAATAACATGATGATAAAGGAAGTAAGTAAAGAAACGGGTATTCCGGTTACTACCATCAGGTTTTGGGAGAAAGCCGGCTTAATTTTGCCATTGCGCAATCCGGCAAACGGGTATAGGTTTTATAACGGTATGCACATAAAGCAATTGCTGACCTTATACGCAATAAAGCTGTCTGTAAAGACACACCGGGGAAAGCATTTTATAAGCGCAATGGAAGAAGCTTATAGGAATTTTGACATCTCCAGCCTTGAACAAATCCATATAGTTATCGAAAATATTAACGCGCGGATAAACAAAATAAACCGCCTGCAAATGAAGGCTGCTGCGGCCCTTTATTCTCTCTGCCAGCAGGTTGAAAGCGGACGGTTTCAGGCTTTCTGTTAA
- a CDS encoding helix-turn-helix transcriptional regulator, which yields MSKTTKLFDLLLYVNTKRSFTANEIAREFDISVRTAHRYLLELEEMGVPLYTEPGRNGGYRILSSRVLPPIIFNEDEALAIFFSFQSLKYFKSLPFEVDIESVSRKLLVRLPDDVKKHVGNLESTLLFWNHKRDTDTPLLKTAIQKAAQKKIIDIKYKSKREVTSRTIAPIGVYANHGVWYMPAHDWQSREMRMFRVDRVLEISDSEKEYSHPDTTLYDILHSYEVKEPVHLYVKLSDQGMLSCKDNPYFETSICSNTDGAGGFINQTIDRSDFDYASRFFMGLGVEAEVIQPLEMRENIRRMAQDIQEQYK from the coding sequence ATGAGTAAAACCACAAAACTGTTTGACTTGCTGCTTTATGTAAACACAAAGCGAAGCTTTACGGCAAACGAAATTGCCCGGGAGTTTGATATTTCCGTTCGGACGGCACACAGATATTTGCTGGAATTAGAAGAAATGGGCGTGCCGTTATATACAGAGCCGGGCAGAAACGGCGGCTATCGTATTTTATCCAGCCGGGTGCTGCCCCCCATCATTTTTAATGAAGATGAAGCCCTTGCTATCTTTTTCTCATTTCAATCTTTGAAATATTTTAAGTCCCTGCCCTTTGAAGTGGATATTGAATCGGTATCCAGGAAACTGCTGGTGCGGCTGCCGGATGATGTGAAAAAGCATGTGGGAAATTTAGAATCCACTTTGCTGTTTTGGAATCATAAGCGGGATACAGATACACCGCTTCTGAAAACAGCCATACAAAAAGCGGCGCAGAAAAAGATAATTGATATAAAATATAAATCAAAAAGAGAAGTTACATCCAGGACAATCGCGCCCATCGGTGTGTACGCAAATCATGGAGTATGGTATATGCCCGCTCATGACTGGCAAAGTAGAGAAATGCGCATGTTTAGGGTAGACAGAGTTTTAGAGATCAGCGATTCAGAAAAGGAGTACTCTCATCCTGATACAACACTATATGATATACTCCATTCCTATGAAGTAAAGGAACCTGTTCATTTATATGTGAAGTTATCAGACCAAGGGATGCTTTCCTGCAAAGATAATCCATATTTTGAAACAAGCATTTGTAGTAATACTGATGGTGCGGGCGGGTTTATCAATCAAACAATAGACCGTTCAGACTTTGATTATGCCAGCCGCTTTTTTATGGGGCTGGGCGTGGAAGCTGAAGTTATACAGCCTTTGGAAATGCGGGAAAATATACGCAGGATGGCGCAGGATATACAGGAACAATATAAATAA
- a CDS encoding ATP-binding cassette domain-containing protein — MIITNEIIITGAKEKSLKNVSISIPKSKITSVVGVSGSGKSALVFDTIAAESQRQLNETYSSFIRSRLPRYGKPDVESIQNLSVSIIINQKRLGDNNRSTVGTVTDIYSLLRLLFSRIGTPFVGYSDVFSFNNPQGMCKECQGLGVVQDFDIGRLLDKEKSLNEGAIRFPTFYPGGVRWKRYIHTGLFDNDKKLKDYTPDELDTLLYKSGFKPANATGEWPPTSKYEGVIPRIKRTYLSRNCRDAKRYQADINRIVIEKVCPACSGSRLNPKVSGCKIHGKNITDCANMTITELIAFIESIHVSQVDTVIQAILQQLAFAENVGLGYLTLNRATSTLSGGESQRIKMIRQLGSSLNGLIYIFDEPSIGLHPADIHKINRLFVKLRDKGNTILIVEHDPDVIQIADKIIEMGSHSGKNGGEIIFQGDIDTFYTAYTLTSKYILQKHSIKSSNRKPRGWLEINNASMFNLHNIDVRIPKGVLTVVTGVAGSGKSTLFDRILTQRYPECVVIDQKPVTTNRRSNIATFTGIFDNIRDLFAQENSVGNSCFSFNSKGACPNCKGLGLVELDLAFMESVTDICEVCGGKRFTQRVLKYLYHGKNINEVLNLDVDEAAGFFTEPAIIDKLKQLKKVGLGYLSLGQSLTTLSGGELQRLKLAAELERQGKIYVFDEPTTGLHFSDIETLLAVFAELLYKGSTLIVIEHNLEMICHGDWVIDLGPGAGEQGGKIIFEGIPQELLNCKQSVTSIHLKQYLGSQT, encoded by the coding sequence ATCATTATTACGAATGAAATTATTATCACAGGGGCAAAAGAAAAAAGCTTAAAAAATGTAAGCATATCCATTCCCAAAAGTAAAATTACATCCGTTGTCGGCGTTTCCGGCTCCGGAAAATCGGCATTGGTGTTTGATACCATTGCGGCAGAATCACAAAGACAACTAAACGAAACCTACTCCAGTTTTATCAGGAGCCGCCTGCCCCGTTATGGAAAGCCTGATGTGGAATCCATACAAAACTTGTCTGTTTCCATCATTATCAACCAAAAAAGACTTGGTGACAACAACCGTTCCACAGTTGGCACGGTCACAGACATTTATAGCTTGCTGCGGCTTTTGTTTTCAAGAATAGGTACTCCTTTTGTAGGATACTCCGATGTTTTTTCCTTTAATAATCCGCAAGGGATGTGCAAGGAATGTCAAGGCCTTGGCGTTGTACAGGATTTTGACATCGGCCGATTATTGGATAAGGAGAAATCCCTCAATGAAGGGGCTATCCGTTTTCCTACATTTTATCCCGGCGGTGTCCGGTGGAAACGCTATATACACACTGGACTTTTTGACAATGATAAGAAACTGAAAGACTACACACCGGACGAACTTGATACTCTGCTTTACAAGTCCGGGTTCAAGCCTGCAAATGCAACGGGTGAATGGCCGCCCACCTCGAAATATGAGGGAGTAATACCGCGTATCAAAAGAACATACCTGTCAAGAAACTGCCGTGACGCAAAACGGTATCAAGCAGATATAAACCGGATTGTGATAGAAAAAGTTTGTCCTGCCTGTTCCGGCAGCCGGCTGAACCCTAAAGTATCCGGTTGTAAAATCCATGGGAAAAATATTACGGATTGCGCCAATATGACGATTACGGAGCTAATTGCTTTTATAGAGTCTATCCATGTCAGCCAGGTTGATACCGTAATACAGGCTATTTTACAGCAGCTTGCCTTTGCGGAAAATGTAGGCCTTGGATATTTAACGCTAAACCGGGCCACTTCGACTTTATCTGGGGGTGAATCACAGCGTATCAAAATGATACGGCAGCTGGGAAGCAGTTTGAACGGGTTGATTTACATTTTTGACGAACCAAGCATAGGGCTTCATCCGGCTGATATTCACAAAATCAACCGCTTGTTTGTCAAGCTTAGAGATAAGGGCAATACAATTCTGATTGTAGAACACGACCCGGATGTTATTCAGATTGCAGACAAAATAATTGAAATGGGGTCCCATTCGGGGAAAAACGGAGGGGAAATTATATTTCAAGGGGATATAGACACTTTTTATACAGCATACACCTTGACCTCAAAATATATACTGCAAAAACACAGTATTAAGAGCAGCAACAGAAAGCCAAGGGGCTGGCTGGAAATTAACAATGCTTCCATGTTCAACCTTCACAATATAGATGTACGGATACCTAAAGGAGTATTAACTGTGGTAACCGGTGTTGCCGGTTCCGGAAAAAGCACTTTGTTTGATAGAATACTGACGCAGCGCTATCCCGAATGTGTTGTTATCGACCAAAAACCGGTTACAACAAACCGGCGCTCGAATATCGCTACCTTCACAGGCATCTTTGATAATATCCGGGATTTGTTTGCACAGGAGAATAGTGTGGGCAATTCGTGTTTCAGCTTCAACTCAAAAGGAGCCTGCCCGAATTGTAAGGGTCTTGGTTTAGTTGAACTTGATCTGGCTTTTATGGAAAGCGTAACGGATATATGTGAGGTTTGCGGCGGAAAGCGCTTTACTCAACGGGTGCTGAAATATCTGTATCATGGAAAAAACATTAATGAAGTGCTTAATTTAGATGTGGATGAAGCGGCAGGCTTTTTTACGGAACCGGCTATTATTGACAAGCTAAAACAGCTGAAAAAGGTTGGTCTGGGATATTTAAGCCTGGGACAGTCTCTTACCACACTGTCCGGAGGCGAATTGCAGCGGCTTAAATTAGCCGCGGAATTAGAACGGCAAGGGAAAATATATGTATTTGATGAACCGACGACGGGACTTCATTTTTCCGATATAGAAACCTTGCTGGCTGTGTTCGCGGAATTACTGTACAAAGGCAGCACCCTTATCGTCATTGAACACAATTTAGAGATGATTTGTCACGGGGATTGGGTGATTGATTTAGGCCCGGGAGCAGGGGAACAGGGCGGCAAGATTATATTTGAAGGCATACCGCAGGAGCTGCTTAATTGTAAACAATCCGTTACAAGTATTCACCTGAAACAGTATTTAGGCAGTCAAACATAA
- a CDS encoding cell wall-binding repeat-containing protein, which translates to MKSCRWFLNGFILFTFMILTSLIFTQQEAYAFSDATRLAGDNRYSTAASISNSGWEQSDIVVVATGEDFPDALSSAPLAAYYNAPIFLTQKSRLAPETEQELKRLKVKKVYIIGGTGAVSGAVESDISKLTYPGQQNAIEVERIYGPDRAATSVEVAKKLNNFDSVVVATGDDYPDALSIAPIAAKKQIPILLVSRDNISSAVTDFINDKSISKSYVVGGTGVISDAVAGQFSSSERVWGKDRYETNVNIINRFKEDIDFNSMLIATGEDFPDALAGSPFASRHSSSILLTSKTPDDVTVGFVSSLQETTPENSCYVIGGEGVIPQDTLQVLQSREPIVSGKVTLGSTLDEVLDIMGQPIGEGRGQLYELTYYDARIYFTMNTNPYKVIGWDNYRSPKIAMGVKDINASPFTIGSSYVDVVKVMGTPTRLMTENGDMASLREWWYGESTVRFKDGKVTGYNNLGNLKVFVSEADPSAPGIDFESLEGDVLKVMGTPDEGPITTTGNDFDHAFRYGKSTVYFDADGNIIKWENKGDLKMDTSVIDPSAPLLSVGSSKEDVLKKLGYPNEFEGLTWRYDISLINFNAEWKIVRMSNNTSVLKFVPWDKDPKAPPIIIGSDREDVAKAMGQPHVISEKIDYAGLPGEIWEYNYSKISFDHDGRVYNLDDYFSTDMKADLNHPDPSYAAITIGSSEEEVRAAMGEPDYINTPESGYYRPGWTWRYGFSEIYFDEQKKVYGWQNRGQLRVSLGAVEEAAPPFTIGSTLEDIGKVMGTPESIIRELSNTSYYQVSYGNSTIGLDENMRVYSWDNNGRNLKITLGNGSSIPFTIGSSYEDVANALGAPDKMTSDYARLKKYATWEYGNSVVYFNEQKKVEFYKNAGELRVHLGNAEPSAGAIDIGSTRDDVIKAMGTPGTISGGSYYGLNDRLGIYYDIDKWEEIYYDTVWYYGTSWVGMDKNGIVKGWYDGGNLKLNLADPAPSEPPFSVGSTKDEVLKAMGTPYGVDDFGTGTVFWVYTEPGQFVYSWDVVYFNADGKVESYKNPHGHLNVR; encoded by the coding sequence ATGAAAAGTTGCAGATGGTTTTTAAATGGTTTCATACTATTTACATTTATGATTTTAACATCTTTAATTTTTACTCAACAAGAGGCTTATGCATTTTCCGATGCCACAAGGCTTGCAGGTGATAACAGATACAGCACAGCTGCAAGCATATCAAATTCAGGGTGGGAACAGTCGGACATAGTCGTCGTTGCAACGGGAGAGGATTTTCCTGATGCCCTTAGTTCAGCTCCCCTTGCAGCATATTATAATGCTCCTATATTTCTTACACAAAAGTCAAGGCTTGCTCCTGAAACAGAACAGGAACTTAAAAGGCTTAAGGTGAAAAAGGTATATATAATAGGCGGTACCGGAGCAGTATCGGGTGCTGTGGAGTCGGACATATCAAAGCTCACTTATCCGGGACAGCAAAATGCCATAGAAGTTGAGAGAATTTATGGCCCGGACAGGGCGGCAACATCGGTGGAAGTAGCAAAAAAACTGAATAATTTCGATTCGGTTGTGGTGGCGACGGGCGACGATTATCCCGATGCTTTGTCAATTGCGCCTATCGCTGCAAAAAAGCAAATTCCCATACTTTTAGTATCAAGGGATAATATTTCCTCTGCGGTAACGGATTTTATCAATGATAAATCCATATCCAAATCTTATGTAGTCGGAGGTACGGGTGTTATAAGCGATGCTGTTGCCGGCCAGTTTTCCTCCAGTGAAAGAGTATGGGGAAAAGACCGTTATGAAACCAATGTCAATATAATAAACCGTTTCAAAGAGGACATTGACTTTAACAGCATGCTAATAGCAACAGGGGAAGATTTCCCTGACGCCCTTGCAGGTTCGCCCTTTGCGTCAAGGCATTCTTCATCCATCCTGCTGACTTCAAAAACCCCGGATGATGTCACCGTAGGCTTTGTATCCAGTCTGCAGGAGACTACGCCGGAAAATAGCTGTTACGTCATAGGCGGTGAAGGGGTAATCCCTCAGGACACCCTGCAGGTACTGCAAAGCAGGGAGCCCATTGTAAGCGGCAAAGTGACATTGGGGTCAACTCTGGATGAAGTGCTGGATATAATGGGCCAGCCTATAGGAGAGGGACGGGGCCAATTATATGAGCTAACCTACTATGATGCCAGGATTTATTTTACCATGAATACCAATCCTTATAAGGTAATAGGCTGGGATAATTATAGGAGTCCCAAAATTGCCATGGGTGTTAAAGATATTAACGCTTCTCCCTTTACTATCGGCTCTTCATATGTGGATGTAGTTAAAGTAATGGGCACACCTACCAGACTGATGACTGAAAACGGAGACATGGCCAGCCTTAGAGAATGGTGGTATGGAGAATCAACTGTGCGTTTTAAGGATGGGAAAGTTACAGGTTATAATAATCTTGGCAATTTGAAGGTATTTGTAAGCGAGGCAGATCCTTCCGCTCCCGGCATTGATTTTGAGTCTTTGGAAGGTGATGTATTAAAGGTCATGGGGACTCCGGATGAAGGTCCGATAACCACTACAGGCAATGATTTTGACCATGCCTTCAGGTATGGTAAGTCTACTGTTTATTTTGATGCAGACGGGAATATAATCAAGTGGGAAAATAAAGGAGACCTTAAAATGGACACTTCGGTAATAGATCCTTCAGCGCCGCTTCTTTCTGTCGGGTCTTCGAAGGAAGATGTATTGAAAAAACTGGGGTATCCCAACGAATTTGAAGGCTTAACATGGAGATACGATATATCGCTTATAAATTTCAATGCAGAATGGAAGATAGTGCGTATGAGCAATAACACAAGTGTATTGAAATTTGTGCCCTGGGATAAGGACCCCAAAGCTCCTCCTATAATTATCGGCTCAGACAGGGAAGATGTGGCTAAAGCCATGGGACAGCCCCATGTGATAAGTGAAAAGATTGACTATGCCGGCCTTCCGGGAGAGATATGGGAATATAACTATTCGAAAATATCATTTGACCATGATGGCAGAGTATACAATCTGGATGACTACTTTAGCACGGATATGAAGGCAGACCTAAATCATCCTGACCCGTCATATGCAGCAATCACTATTGGCTCATCTGAAGAAGAGGTAAGAGCAGCCATGGGCGAGCCCGACTATATTAATACTCCGGAAAGCGGGTATTACAGGCCCGGCTGGACCTGGAGGTATGGGTTTTCCGAGATTTATTTCGATGAACAGAAAAAGGTATACGGATGGCAAAACCGCGGACAGCTTAGAGTTTCACTTGGGGCAGTTGAAGAGGCTGCACCTCCTTTTACCATAGGTTCAACACTGGAAGATATAGGGAAGGTCATGGGGACACCTGAATCTATTATCAGGGAATTATCAAATACCAGTTATTATCAGGTAAGCTATGGGAATTCCACAATCGGGCTGGATGAAAATATGAGGGTATACTCCTGGGATAACAACGGCAGGAATTTAAAAATAACATTGGGAAACGGAAGCAGTATCCCGTTTACTATAGGGTCGTCATATGAAGATGTGGCAAATGCCCTGGGTGCTCCCGATAAAATGACAAGCGACTATGCACGTCTAAAAAAATATGCTACATGGGAATACGGCAATTCAGTCGTGTATTTTAATGAGCAAAAAAAAGTGGAATTTTATAAAAACGCAGGGGAGCTCAGGGTACATCTAGGCAATGCCGAGCCTTCGGCCGGGGCCATAGATATAGGTTCAACCAGGGATGATGTGATAAAAGCCATGGGGACTCCCGGCACAATATCAGGAGGCAGTTATTACGGACTTAATGACAGGCTGGGCATCTACTATGACATTGATAAATGGGAAGAAATTTATTATGATACCGTCTGGTATTACGGGACTTCATGGGTAGGTATGGATAAAAATGGGATTGTAAAGGGATGGTATGACGGCGGGAATTTAAAGTTAAACCTCGCAGACCCCGCTCCTTCCGAGCCTCCATTTTCTGTGGGTTCAACCAAAGATGAGGTTTTGAAAGCTATGGGCACACCCTATGGAGTGGATGATTTCGGGACCGGTACGGTTTTCTGGGTATACACTGAACCCGGACAGTTTGTATACAGCTGGGATGTAGTTTATTTTAATGCCGACGGCAAAGTTGAAAGCTATAAAAATCCACACGGACATCTTAATGTCCGGTAA